One part of the Denticeps clupeoides chromosome 8, fDenClu1.1, whole genome shotgun sequence genome encodes these proteins:
- the LOC114795173 gene encoding opsin-5-like isoform X1, which translates to MTLKIPVKVVPIPWRNNNFSIVETEPPLTEQGETAIGVYLLLLGCLSWFGNGVVIFVLYKQRASLQPTDRLTFNLAISDAAISAFGYSRGIVEIFNLFRDDGFIIKWVWTCQVDGFFSLLFGLASINTLTVISVTRYIKGCHPSKAYCIGTSTINISLLCIWTAALFWATMPLIGWGSYTDHRYGTCEIDWSKANYSTIYKFYTISLLISCFFIPALVMLFSYVSVINTLKIGNTMSADGYLTDRQRKVERDVTRVSIVICTAFIVAWSPYAVMSMWSAWGFHVPSTIRLFTQMFAKSASFYSPLVYFTMSRKFRRDVSVHLRRARESTDAVRLQRFKALRHKDGAAATAAASAQLAPHQRETNDTVGQDLESDLLSGVISPPNTPTTSSEELPATARDAGEHQSDRL; encoded by the exons atgacattgaaaaTCCCCGTGAAGGTCGTTCCTATTCCCTGGAGGAATAATAATTTTAGCATCGTGGAGACAGAGCCTCCGCTGACGGAGCAAGGGGAAACCGCCATTGGAGTTTACCTGCTGCTTTTAG GCTGCCTGTCCTGGTTTGGGAACGGTGTAGTAATATTTGTGCTGTATAAACAGAGAGCCTCCCTGCAGCCGACGGACCGCCTCACCTTTAACCTGGCCATTTCTGACGCTGCCATATCTGCTTTTGGATACTCAAGAGGAATTGTGGAAATTTTTAACCTCTTCCGAGATGATGGATTTATAATCAAATGGGTGTGGACATGCCAG GTGGATGGCTTCTTCTCCTTGCTCTTTGGCCTTGCTAGCATCAACACCTTGACAGTAATCAGTGTGACCAGATACATCAAGGGATGCCACCCTAGTAAAG CATACTGCATTGGCACCAGCACCATCAACATATCGCTGCTGTGCATCTGGACAGCAGCCCTCTTCTGGGCCACGATGCCGCTGATAGGCTGGGGCAGTTACACGG ACCATAGATACGGCACCTGTGAGATCGACTGGTCCAAGGCCAACTACTCCACCATCTACAAATTCTACACCATCTCGCTGCTCATCTCCTGCTTCTTCATCCCAGCTCTGGTCATGCTCTTCTCGTACGTGTCAGTCATCAACACGCTGAAAATAGGCAACACCATGTCAGCCGACGGCTACCTGACGGACCGGCAGAGGAAAGTGGAGAGAGACGTTACCAGG GTCTCTATTGTTATTTGTACTGCCTTCATTGTGGCCTGGTCCCCTTACGCTGTGATGTCCATGTGGTCTGCCTGGGGCTTCCACGTGCCAAGCACCATCAGACTCTTCACGCAAATGTTTGCCAAGTCCGCCAGCTTCTACAGCCCCCTCGTCTACTTCACCATGAGCAGGAAGTTCCGCAGGGACGTGAGCGTCCATCTTCGGCGCGCGCGCGAGAGCACGGACGCGGTGCGACTGCAGCGCTTCAAGGCCCTCAGACACAAGGAcggcgccgccgccaccgccgcggCGTCGGCTCAGCTCGCCCCCCACCAGAGGGAGACAAATGACACCGTGGGGCAGGACCTTGAGTCTGACCTGCTCTCAGGGGTCATCAGCCCCCCGAACACGCCAACAACCTCGAGCGAGGAGCTCCCTGCCACGGCACGTGATGCTGGGGAGCACCAGAGTGACCGACTGTAA
- the LOC114795173 gene encoding opsin-5-like isoform X2, whose amino-acid sequence MQHRESNREKLSATDGELKRLDQGCLSWFGNGVVIFVLYKQRASLQPTDRLTFNLAISDAAISAFGYSRGIVEIFNLFRDDGFIIKWVWTCQVDGFFSLLFGLASINTLTVISVTRYIKGCHPSKAYCIGTSTINISLLCIWTAALFWATMPLIGWGSYTDHRYGTCEIDWSKANYSTIYKFYTISLLISCFFIPALVMLFSYVSVINTLKIGNTMSADGYLTDRQRKVERDVTRVSIVICTAFIVAWSPYAVMSMWSAWGFHVPSTIRLFTQMFAKSASFYSPLVYFTMSRKFRRDVSVHLRRARESTDAVRLQRFKALRHKDGAAATAAASAQLAPHQRETNDTVGQDLESDLLSGVISPPNTPTTSSEELPATARDAGEHQSDRL is encoded by the exons atgcAACACCGAGAAAGCAACCGAGAGAAATTGTCGGCGACAGACGGCGAATTAAAAAGACTTGACCAAG GCTGCCTGTCCTGGTTTGGGAACGGTGTAGTAATATTTGTGCTGTATAAACAGAGAGCCTCCCTGCAGCCGACGGACCGCCTCACCTTTAACCTGGCCATTTCTGACGCTGCCATATCTGCTTTTGGATACTCAAGAGGAATTGTGGAAATTTTTAACCTCTTCCGAGATGATGGATTTATAATCAAATGGGTGTGGACATGCCAG GTGGATGGCTTCTTCTCCTTGCTCTTTGGCCTTGCTAGCATCAACACCTTGACAGTAATCAGTGTGACCAGATACATCAAGGGATGCCACCCTAGTAAAG CATACTGCATTGGCACCAGCACCATCAACATATCGCTGCTGTGCATCTGGACAGCAGCCCTCTTCTGGGCCACGATGCCGCTGATAGGCTGGGGCAGTTACACGG ACCATAGATACGGCACCTGTGAGATCGACTGGTCCAAGGCCAACTACTCCACCATCTACAAATTCTACACCATCTCGCTGCTCATCTCCTGCTTCTTCATCCCAGCTCTGGTCATGCTCTTCTCGTACGTGTCAGTCATCAACACGCTGAAAATAGGCAACACCATGTCAGCCGACGGCTACCTGACGGACCGGCAGAGGAAAGTGGAGAGAGACGTTACCAGG GTCTCTATTGTTATTTGTACTGCCTTCATTGTGGCCTGGTCCCCTTACGCTGTGATGTCCATGTGGTCTGCCTGGGGCTTCCACGTGCCAAGCACCATCAGACTCTTCACGCAAATGTTTGCCAAGTCCGCCAGCTTCTACAGCCCCCTCGTCTACTTCACCATGAGCAGGAAGTTCCGCAGGGACGTGAGCGTCCATCTTCGGCGCGCGCGCGAGAGCACGGACGCGGTGCGACTGCAGCGCTTCAAGGCCCTCAGACACAAGGAcggcgccgccgccaccgccgcggCGTCGGCTCAGCTCGCCCCCCACCAGAGGGAGACAAATGACACCGTGGGGCAGGACCTTGAGTCTGACCTGCTCTCAGGGGTCATCAGCCCCCCGAACACGCCAACAACCTCGAGCGAGGAGCTCCCTGCCACGGCACGTGATGCTGGGGAGCACCAGAGTGACCGACTGTAA
- the LOC114795173 gene encoding opsin-5-like isoform X3, with translation MGVDMPAYCIGTSTINISLLCIWTAALFWATMPLIGWGSYTDHRYGTCEIDWSKANYSTIYKFYTISLLISCFFIPALVMLFSYVSVINTLKIGNTMSADGYLTDRQRKVERDVTRVSIVICTAFIVAWSPYAVMSMWSAWGFHVPSTIRLFTQMFAKSASFYSPLVYFTMSRKFRRDVSVHLRRARESTDAVRLQRFKALRHKDGAAATAAASAQLAPHQRETNDTVGQDLESDLLSGVISPPNTPTTSSEELPATARDAGEHQSDRL, from the exons ATGGGTGTGGACATGCCAG CATACTGCATTGGCACCAGCACCATCAACATATCGCTGCTGTGCATCTGGACAGCAGCCCTCTTCTGGGCCACGATGCCGCTGATAGGCTGGGGCAGTTACACGG ACCATAGATACGGCACCTGTGAGATCGACTGGTCCAAGGCCAACTACTCCACCATCTACAAATTCTACACCATCTCGCTGCTCATCTCCTGCTTCTTCATCCCAGCTCTGGTCATGCTCTTCTCGTACGTGTCAGTCATCAACACGCTGAAAATAGGCAACACCATGTCAGCCGACGGCTACCTGACGGACCGGCAGAGGAAAGTGGAGAGAGACGTTACCAGG GTCTCTATTGTTATTTGTACTGCCTTCATTGTGGCCTGGTCCCCTTACGCTGTGATGTCCATGTGGTCTGCCTGGGGCTTCCACGTGCCAAGCACCATCAGACTCTTCACGCAAATGTTTGCCAAGTCCGCCAGCTTCTACAGCCCCCTCGTCTACTTCACCATGAGCAGGAAGTTCCGCAGGGACGTGAGCGTCCATCTTCGGCGCGCGCGCGAGAGCACGGACGCGGTGCGACTGCAGCGCTTCAAGGCCCTCAGACACAAGGAcggcgccgccgccaccgccgcggCGTCGGCTCAGCTCGCCCCCCACCAGAGGGAGACAAATGACACCGTGGGGCAGGACCTTGAGTCTGACCTGCTCTCAGGGGTCATCAGCCCCCCGAACACGCCAACAACCTCGAGCGAGGAGCTCCCTGCCACGGCACGTGATGCTGGGGAGCACCAGAGTGACCGACTGTAA